One region of Bacteroidales bacterium genomic DNA includes:
- the cysQ gene encoding 3'(2'),5'-bisphosphate nucleotidase CysQ, with protein sequence MDVKERHRNNLLTLAIQAALAAGKEILKVYGRSDFEVELKSDNSPLTLADRIAHQTITEILASATIPLLSEESVSIPFRERKAWKTFWLVDPLDGTKEFIRRNGEFTVNIALIENHSPTKGVIYVPVLDELYAGDVQHGAWKITSASAVAPADMLISGVATRLPVNHNSSPGIVASRSHLNPETSAFVEGMKRKYPDARIVSRGSSLKLCMIAEGSAGIYPRFAPTSEWDTAAGHAIVVASGGKVLLAANNDQSLRYNKENILNPWFIALSQNIQQTWYEHKNNNA encoded by the coding sequence ATGGATGTAAAAGAAAGACATAGAAACAACTTACTAACGCTGGCAATCCAGGCTGCTTTAGCCGCCGGAAAAGAGATTCTTAAAGTCTACGGCAGAAGCGATTTTGAGGTTGAACTAAAGTCCGACAATTCCCCTTTGACGCTTGCCGACAGGATTGCACACCAGACCATCACTGAAATCCTTGCTTCGGCTACGATTCCCCTGCTGAGCGAAGAAAGTGTCAGTATTCCTTTTCGCGAACGCAAAGCCTGGAAAACATTCTGGCTTGTTGATCCGCTAGACGGCACCAAGGAATTTATCAGGCGCAATGGCGAATTTACGGTGAATATAGCCTTGATCGAAAACCACTCGCCAACCAAAGGCGTAATATACGTTCCCGTTCTTGATGAATTGTATGCCGGCGATGTTCAGCATGGTGCCTGGAAAATCACTTCAGCTTCTGCAGTAGCCCCGGCTGATATGCTTATTTCAGGAGTTGCGACCCGATTGCCTGTGAACCATAACAGCTCACCGGGAATCGTAGCCAGCCGTTCGCATCTGAACCCGGAAACATCAGCTTTTGTCGAGGGCATGAAAAGAAAATACCCTGATGCCCGCATCGTTTCAAGGGGCAGCTCCTTGAAGTTGTGCATGATCGCCGAAGGCAGTGCAGGCATTTACCCCCGGTTCGCACCCACAAGCGAATGGGACACCGCCGCCGGGCATGCCATTGTTGTAGCCTCCGGAGGAAAGGTTTTGCTGGCGGCCAACAATGATCAATCACTTAGATATAATAAAGAAAATATACTTAATCCCTGGTTCATTGCGCTGAGCCAAAACATACAACAAACCTGGTATGAACACAAAAACAACAATGCCTGA
- the cysD gene encoding sulfate adenylyltransferase subunit CysD: protein MTNPHTTPSFTLTNLRELEAESIHIIREVAAEFENPVMLYSIGKDSSVMVRLAEKAFYPGKVPFPLMHIDSKWKFREMIEFRDNYAKEKGWDLIVHSNKKGFESGIGPFTHGSKVHTDIMKTEALLEGLSKYGFDAAFGGARRDEEKSRAKERIFSFRDRFHQWDPKNQRPELWDIYNARVHKGESIRVFPISNWTELDIWQYIRLEKIPIVPLYFAKERPVVEYNGALVMVDDDRMPKELAATAMMRQVRFRTLGCYPLTGAVESDADTIEKIVEEMMIATKSERTTRVIDFDQEGSMEQKKREGYF from the coding sequence TTGACTAATCCACACACCACCCCCTCCTTCACCCTTACCAACCTCCGCGAGTTGGAAGCCGAAAGCATTCACATCATCCGTGAGGTAGCCGCCGAGTTCGAAAATCCCGTTATGCTTTATTCAATCGGAAAAGATTCTTCCGTAATGGTCCGGCTAGCTGAAAAAGCATTTTATCCCGGCAAAGTGCCATTCCCGCTCATGCACATTGATAGTAAGTGGAAATTCCGCGAGATGATCGAATTCCGCGATAATTATGCAAAAGAAAAAGGCTGGGACCTGATCGTGCATTCCAACAAGAAAGGGTTCGAAAGCGGCATTGGGCCTTTTACACACGGCAGCAAGGTGCACACTGATATTATGAAAACAGAAGCATTATTGGAAGGACTTTCAAAATACGGTTTTGACGCAGCCTTCGGAGGGGCACGCCGCGATGAAGAAAAAAGCCGCGCCAAAGAGCGCATTTTCTCCTTCCGCGACCGCTTCCACCAATGGGACCCTAAAAACCAACGCCCCGAATTATGGGATATCTACAATGCAAGAGTCCACAAAGGCGAATCCATCCGTGTCTTCCCGATCAGCAACTGGACTGAACTTGACATCTGGCAATACATCCGCCTCGAAAAAATTCCAATTGTTCCTTTATATTTTGCCAAAGAACGCCCGGTGGTGGAATACAACGGAGCCCTGGTAATGGTAGACGACGACCGCATGCCCAAAGAACTGGCAGCTACAGCTATGATGAGACAAGTACGCTTCCGCACGCTGGGCTGCTACCCACTCACTGGCGCCGTCGAATCCGATGCCGACACCATCGAAAAGATCGTCGAGGAAATGATGATCGCCACCAAATCCGAACGCACCACCCGCGTCATTGACTTCGACCAGGAAGGCAGCATGGAGCAGAAGAAGAGGGAGGGGTATTTTTGA
- the cysC gene encoding adenylyl-sulfate kinase, protein MPENIFTVFDQILGRSDKEKLLKQHARVIWMTGLSGSGKTTIARGIELELNRRLFLTQILDGDNIRAGINNNLGFSEADRLENIRRISEVSKLFLNCGIICINSFISPTRKIRQIAYEVIGRDNIIEIFVNAPLEVCEQRDTKGLYQKAREGKIKNFTGIDSPFDPPENPDIILDTDKLSIEESLSISLKYILPVVTYRHSF, encoded by the coding sequence ATGCCTGAAAATATCTTTACCGTCTTCGACCAGATTCTTGGCCGCAGTGACAAGGAAAAACTGCTCAAGCAGCATGCCCGCGTAATCTGGATGACCGGGCTAAGTGGCTCAGGAAAAACAACCATCGCCCGTGGCATTGAACTTGAATTGAATCGTCGGCTCTTTCTGACCCAGATACTGGATGGCGATAATATAAGGGCTGGCATAAATAACAACCTGGGCTTTAGCGAAGCTGATCGGTTGGAAAATATCCGTCGCATATCAGAGGTTTCAAAATTATTTCTCAATTGCGGCATTATCTGCATCAACAGTTTCATCAGTCCGACACGCAAGATCAGGCAGATCGCCTACGAAGTCATTGGCCGTGATAACATCATCGAGATTTTTGTAAACGCACCACTTGAGGTCTGCGAACAACGGGATACCAAAGGATTGTATCAAAAAGCAAGGGAAGGCAAGATCAAGAATTTTACGGGTATTGACAGCCCTTTCGATCCACCTGAGAACCCCGACATAATACTCGACACAGATAAACTAAGCATTGAAGAATCTCTCAGCATAAGCCTGAAGTACATTCTTCCCGTAGTCACCTACCGCCACTCTTTTTAG